From bacterium:
TCCTGCTCGATCTCGCAGTGCAGTACGACAATTTTGTCCGCCTCGACATGGAGGACCATCCGTTTACAGATTCCACGCTCGAGATGTATATGAAGCTTCGGCGTGACTACGGTCATCGCGTCGGCGTCGTGCTGCAGGCGTATCTGCGCCGCACCGAGGCCGACCTTCGCATGCTCATGGAAGACGGTGATACGAACATCCGTCTCTGCAAGGGCATCTATGTCGAGCCCGAAGAGATCGCCTTCAAGGGCCGGGCAGAAATTCAGGAAAACTTCAAGAAACTCAACGAAATGGGGCTGGGCGGCGGCGTGTATGTCGGCATAGCCACGCACGATGACGTCCTTCTCGAGCATGGCCTCGACTACGTGCGCAACCACGAAATGAAGCGCGAGGACTATGAATTCCAGATGCTGCTCGGCGTGCGGTCGAAGCGTCGCGACGAGATCGTCGGCATGGGACACCGTCTGCGCGTGTACGTGCCGTTCGGTGACCAGTGGTATGCTTATTCCACCCGCAGGCTCAAGGAGAATCCCTCGATGGCCACACATGTCGTGAAGGCCATCTTCGGAATCGGGAAGTAGCTTTCTTGCGTTATTTCATCTACAGGTACTGGCCGGTCGTATTCCTGCTTCTTGTTGGAGCGCAGGGCTGCGACCGGTCCTCGCATACACAGCGGCAGGACGGAAGGGTGATGACCGACGATCTCGGCCGCAGCGTCCGGTTCGCGTCCGTGCCGAAGCGCATTGTCTCCCTGGCCCCGAGCCTGACGGAGACGGTGTTCGCTGTCGGAGCCGACAGCCTGCTGGTGGGCGTGACATCACTCTGCAATTATCCTCCTCGCGCCGACGACCTGCCGGAAGTCGGTGATCTGCTGCACCCTGATGTCGAGCGCATCCTGGCGCTCGATCCGGATCTCGTGCTGATATCCGTCGAGGGAAACACGCATGCCGTGTTCGAACAGCTCAACCGTGTGGGACTGCAGTTATTTGTCTCAAACCCCCGCACACTGGATGGGATCTGCAAGAGTGTGCGCGATATCGGCGGCATCACTGGCAGGGACAGCGTGGCGCGTCGTGTCGTCGATTCCCTTCATGCGGTCGCCGATACCCTTCGTTCGCAGCAGACGGCGCAGCCGCCCTCCCTTCTCATGCTCGTGGGAACGCAGCCGATCATGGCGGCCGGCGGAGGAAGTTTTCTCGACGAGATCATAGCGCTCGGTGGGGCGAAAAATGCCGCGAAAGCGACTCCCGGGAATTACCCAGTCCTGAACAGGGAAGAAGTACTGCGGATGAATCCCGACATGCTTCTCTACCCCGACGACATGCATCTCAACATGCGGGATCTGTTGCAGCGCTTCCCGGAATGGCGCCGTCTCAGCGCCGTCTCGGGCAAACGGCTGCATCCTGTTGATGCTGACATCTTTCTCCGTCCCGGTCCGCGAGCATACCTTGCGGCATGGCAGCTTCATCAGCTCATTGCTCGGGATGGGGAATAAAAAAACCGGTGCTTGCGAGCACCGGCTTTAAGCAATCCATTATTCTGGTGGTGAGTATGCATCCTACGCGGATGGTTTTTCACCCCGCTCATCGGCAAGATCCTGCAGATTCATCATTTCCAGAACCTGGCGGGGAGTGTCTTCCGGCATTTTCTGGGATTTTACCGTAACGATGAAGCGGTCGCCCACCAGTGCGGTTGCCTCCGCGCGTTCCGTGTCGATTTTCCATTTTTCAACTGCCGGGAAACCTGCGATCTCTGTTGCACGCTCATAGCCCTTGGTGCTTTCCCTGTTCAGGTTCATCTTGAACATCATACGGAAGGGCGCATAAAGCATGGAGATATAGGCATAATCGAAGATTTCCACTTCAACACGCGAGTTTTCGGGTCCCGTAAAGCGTCGCTTCGCCTGTGAGAACGTCCAGTTCCCGTAGGTTGCGGATTCACCTTCCGCCTCGCCGGGCTCAAGATCGTGGAAGCTTTCGGGCAGATATTCGATGAGCTTGCGGAAATGGACGGCGGGTTGTGGTTCATGTTCTTCCGAATTTCCCGTTGCCATATCCTCCGCGGCTTTCGCCATATCGTCAGCCGCATCGGCGAGTTGTTCCAGCCCGCTTTTTTCCTCCTTGTCCGCGCTGTCTTCTTCACCTCCGCCGCATGCGGACAGGAAGAAAGGAGAGAGCAGGGCGAGGAACAGAATCATGTTCAGAGATTTCCTCATAGAGAACTCCAGTGCATGTGTGGAATGGGTATTGTTGAATAACGAAAGTTACTGTCCACTTTCCTGACACGCAAATCCCCCCTTCATTCTGCGTCCCTGGACGCGCAGCGCTGCATCAGTATTCGATCGTACGTTCCGCGGGTTGCTGCCGCGAGTTTTCCTGCTCGCTTGAGGTCGAAGTGTGCATCGTACAGTAACCGGGGAAGTATTTCGCATTGACATAGTCTGTCACCGTGTTCGGGCAGAACGGATTCGCGAGATTCTGTGAATCAAGGCAGATCTTTTCCTGCGTGACAC
This genomic window contains:
- a CDS encoding proline dehydrogenase family protein, whose product is MSLFSKLIAASIPLIPRPVVGYFAKPYIAGETLADGVRVVKELNAQGIMATMDVLGESVNSKDEALAMREQCAGVLRAINEHKLDANLSIKPTQIGLSIDTAFFEENARFLLDLAVQYDNFVRLDMEDHPFTDSTLEMYMKLRRDYGHRVGVVLQAYLRRTEADLRMLMEDGDTNIRLCKGIYVEPEEIAFKGRAEIQENFKKLNEMGLGGGVYVGIATHDDVLLEHGLDYVRNHEMKREDYEFQMLLGVRSKRRDEIVGMGHRLRVYVPFGDQWYAYSTRRLKENPSMATHVVKAIFGIGK
- a CDS encoding cobalamin-binding protein, with protein sequence MRYFIYRYWPVVFLLLVGAQGCDRSSHTQRQDGRVMTDDLGRSVRFASVPKRIVSLAPSLTETVFAVGADSLLVGVTSLCNYPPRADDLPEVGDLLHPDVERILALDPDLVLISVEGNTHAVFEQLNRVGLQLFVSNPRTLDGICKSVRDIGGITGRDSVARRVVDSLHAVADTLRSQQTAQPPSLLMLVGTQPIMAAGGGSFLDEIIALGGAKNAAKATPGNYPVLNREEVLRMNPDMLLYPDDMHLNMRDLLQRFPEWRRLSAVSGKRLHPVDADIFLRPGPRAYLAAWQLHQLIARDGE